In the genome of Saccopteryx leptura isolate mSacLep1 chromosome 10, mSacLep1_pri_phased_curated, whole genome shotgun sequence, one region contains:
- the NGLY1 gene encoding peptide-N(4)-(N-acetyl-beta-glucosaminyl)asparagine amidase isoform X2 — protein sequence MAAAAALGSSSDSASPAVAELCQNTPETFLEASKLLLTYADNILRNPNDEKYRSIRIGNTAFSTRLLPVRGAVECLFEMGFEEGETHLIFPKKASVEQLQKIRDLIAIERSSRLDGSNKSHKVELSQQPASSAQLPAAQSSDASGFTQHAGSSEGQSSNPPSAPLVTADSVILKVLRSNLQHVLIYENPALQEKALARIPVQELKKRSQEKLSRARKLDKGAHISDEDFLLLELLHWFKEEFFQWVNDILCSKCGGKTKSRGETLFPNPEELKWGANRVEDHYCDACQFSNRFPRYNDPEKLLETRCGRCGEWANCFTLCCRALGFEARYVWDYTDHVWTEVYSPSQQRWLHCDACEDVCDQPLLYEVGWGKKLSYVLAFSKDEVVDVTWRYSCKHEEVISRRTLIKEELLRETINGLNKQRQISLSENRRKELLQRIIVELVEFISPKTPKPGELGGRISGSVAWRVARGEMGLEKKETVFIPSENEKISKQLHLCYNIVKDHYVRVSNNNETISGWENGVWKMESIFRKVETDWNMIKFFAPIMIFLVPLKLFWKQN from the exons atggcggcggcggcggcgcttgGCAGCTCCTCGGACTCCGCGTCCCCGGCCGTGGCCGAGCTCTGCCAGAACACCCCGGAGACCTTTCTGGAGGCCTCCAAGCTGTTGCTCACCTACGCGGACAACATCCTCAG aaacCCTAATGATGAAAAGTACAGATCTATCCGGATTGGAAACACAGCCTTTTCTACTAGACTCTTGCCAGTCAGAGGAGCCGTTGAATGTTTATTTGAAATGGGCTTTGAAGAG GGAGAAACGCATCTTATCTTTCCTAAAAAAGCTTCCGTGGAGCAGCTGCAAAAAATCCGTGACCTCATTGCCATAGAGAGAAGTAGCAGATTGGATGGATCAAATAAGAGCCACAAAGTAGAATTATCTCAGCAACCTGCAAGCAGTGCCCAGCTTCCTGCGGCGCAGTCTTCAGATGCCAGTGGGTTCACCCAGCACGCAGGCAGCAGTGAGGGGCAGTCATCCAATCCCCCGTCTGCTCCGCTG GTTACTGCTGATTCAGTCATTCTGAAAGTTCTTCGGTCCAACCTTCAGCATGTGCTGATCTATGAGAACCCTGCTCTCCAGGAGAAAGCCTTGGCTCGTATTCCAGTCCAGGAGTTGAAAAAGAGATCGCAAGAGAAATTATCTAGAGCTAGAAAATTGGATAAAG GTGCTCATATAAGTGACGAGGATTTTCTTTTGCTGGAGCTTTTACACTGGTTTAAGGAAGAATTTTTTCAATGGGTGAATGACATTTTGTGCAGCAAATGTGGTGGCAAGACTAAGTCTAGAGGTGAAACATTATTTCCCAACCCTGAGGAACTAAAGTGGGGTGCCAACAGAGTAGAAGATCATTATTGTGATGCATGCCAGTTCAGCAATCGGTTCCCGAG GTATAATGACCCTGAGAAACTTTTGGAAACGAGGTGTGGACGGTGTGGCGAGTGGGCCAATTGTTTTACACTGTGCTGCCGAGCCTTAGGGTTTGAAGCTCGCTATGTTTGGGATTACACAG ACCATGTCTGGACGGAAGTCTACTCTCCTTCCCAGCAGCGGTGGCTGCACTGTGACGCCTGTGAAGACGTCTGTGACCAGCCACTCCTCTATGAAGTGGGGTGGGGCAAGAAACTTTCCTATGTCCTAGCATTTTCTAAAGATGAG GTGGTTGATGTCACTTGGCGATATTCTTGTAAACATGAAGAGGTAATTTCTAGAAGAACTCTGATTAAAGAAGAATTACTTCGAGAAACTATTAATGGACTTAATAAGCAG AGGCAAATATCTTTGTccgaaaacagaagaaaagaacttCTCCAGAGGATCATTGTGGAGCTTGTTGAATTCATATCTCCCAAGACCCCGAAACCTGGAGAACTTGGTGGGAGAATATCTGGGTCAGTGGCTTGGAGAGTAGCCCGAGGTGAAATGGGTCTAGAG aaaaaagaaaccGTGTTCATCCCTTCTGAAAATGAGAAGATTTCTAAACAGCTTCACCTTTGTTATAATATTGTGAAAGATCATTATGTTCGAGTTTCAAATAATAATGAGACCATTTCTGGATGGGAAAACGGTGTGTGGAAAATGGAATCCATATTCAGAAAAGTTGAAACAGACTGGAACATG